The Vigna unguiculata cultivar IT97K-499-35 chromosome 6, ASM411807v1, whole genome shotgun sequence genome contains a region encoding:
- the LOC114187706 gene encoding auxin response factor 6-like produces the protein MRLSSAGFSPPPQEGERRVLDSELWHACAGPLVSLPAVGSRVVYFPQGHSEQVAVSTNKEVDAHIPNYPSLPPQLICQLHNMTMHADAETDEVYAQMTLQPLNPQEQKEAYLPAELGTPSKQPTNYFCKTLTASDTSTHGGFSVPRRAAEKVFPALDFSQQPPAQELIARDLHGNEWKFRHIFRGQPKRHLLTTGWSVFVSAKRLVAGDSVLFIWNEKNQLLLGIRRANRPQTVMPSSVLSSDSMHLGLLAAAAHAAATNSRFTIFYNPRASPSEFVIPLAKYVKAVYHTRVSVGMRFRMLFETEESSVRRYMGTITGISDLDPARWPNSHWRSVKVGWDESTAGERQPRVSLWEIEPLTTFPMYPSPFPLRLKRPWPPGLPSFHGMKDDDFGLNSSLLWLRDSDRGLQSPTFQGIGVNPWMQPRFDPSMLNMSTDMYQAAAAAAAVQEMRGLDPSKQHSASILQFQQPQNFPNRTAAFVQAQMLQQPQHQQIFGNNQENQHSPQSQLQTQAHLQQHLQHQHSFNTQHHHQHQQQQLRQTQQQQQQQQVVDNQQISSAVSSMSQFVSAPPPQSPPMQAISSLCQQQNFSDSNGNSVPTIVSPLHSILGSFPQDETSHLLNLPRTSSWIPVQNSTGWPSKRVAVDPLLSTGVSQCVLPQVEQLGQPQSTVSQNAITLPPFPGRECSIDQEGSNDPQNHLLFGVNIDSTSLLMPNGMSTLKGVSSNNDSSTMPYQSSNYLNTTTGTDSSLNHGITPSIGGESGYLQSPENAGQGNPLNKTFVKVYKSGSFGRSLDITKFSSYHELRSELAQMFGLEGELEDPVRSGWQLVFVDRENDVLLLGDGPWPEFVNSVWCIKILSPQEVQQMGNSGLELLNSVPIQRLSNGICDDYVSRQDPRNLSTGITAVGSLDY, from the exons ATGAGACTTTCTTCAGCTGGTTTTAGTCCTCCGCCCCAGGAAG GGGAAAGGCGAGTTCTAGATTCAGAACTTTGGCATGCATGTGCTGGTCCCCTTGTCTCTTTACCAGCAGTTGGTAGCCGCGTGGTATACTTTCCACAAGGTCACAGTGAACAA gtGGCTGTTTCGACCAACAAGGAAGTGGATGCTCATATCCCAAATTACCCAAGCTTGCCTCCTCAACTCATTTGTCAACTTCATAACATGACTATGCAT GCTGATGCAGAGACTGATGAAGTGTATGCACAGATGACCTTGCAACCTCTGAATCCA CAAGAGCAAAAGGAGGCATACCTTCCAGCAGAATTGGGCACTCCTAGTAAACAGCCAACAAACTATTTCTGCAAAACTTTGACTGCAAGTGACACAAGCACTCATGGGGGATTCTCTGTACCTCGCCGTGCAGCTGAAAAAGTATTCCCTGCATTG GATTTTTCTCAGCAGCCTCCTGCTCAAGAATTAATTGCAAGGGATTTGCATGGTAATGAATGGAAATTCAGACATATCTTCCGGG GCCAGCCCAAAAGGCATCTACTTACAACTGGGTGGAGTGTCTTTGTGAGTGCTAAAAGACTTGTAGCTGGTGATTCTGTGCTGTTTATCTG GAATGAAAAGAACCAACTTCTTCTTGGGATCCGCCGTGCTAACCGACCACAAACTGTGATGCCTTCATCAGTGTTGTCAAGTGATAGTATGCACTTGGGGCTTCTTGCAGCAGCAGCTCATGCAGCTGCAACAAATAGTCGTTTCACCATTTTCTATAATCCACG tGCTAGCCCATCAGAATTTGTCATACCCTTAGCGAAGTATGTTAAAGCTGTGTATCATACTCGAGTTTCAGTTGGTATGCGGTTCAGGATGTTGTTTGAAACTGAGGAATCAAGTGTGCGGCG ATACATGGGTACAATAACTGGCATTAGTGACCTGGATCCTGCCCGGTGGCCAAACTCACACTGGCGCTCAGTGAAG GTTGGCTGGGATGAATCTACTGCTGGAGAGAGACAACCTAGAGTGTCTCTGTGGGAAATTGAGCCATTAACTACATTTCCTATGTATCCGTCTCCCTTCCCCCTTAGGCTTAAACGACCATGGCCTCCAGGACTGCCTTCATTCCATG GCATGAAGGATGATGATTTTGGCCTAAATTCATCTCTCTTGTGGCTCCGAGACAGTGATAGGGGACTTCAGTCTCCTACTTTTCAGGGGATTGGTGTTAATCCTTGGATGCAGCCTAGATTTGATCCCTCTATGTTGAATATGTCAACAGATATGTATCAAGCTgcagctgctgctgctgctgttcAGGAGATGAGGGGTTTGGATCCTTCCAAACAGCATTCTGCATCCATACTTCAATTTCAACAACCGCAAAATTTCCCAAACAGGACCGCTGCTTTTGTGCAGGCCCAGATGTTGCAGCAGCCACAGCATCAGCAGATTTTTGGAAATAATCAAGAGAATCAGCATTCACCACAATCTCAGCTGCAAACTCAGGCTCATCTACAGCAACATTTACAACATCAGCACTCATTCAATACTCAGCATCATCATCAGCACCAGCAACAACAACTACGGCAGACacagcagcaacaacaacagcaacaagTTGTAGATAATCAGCAAATTTCTAGTGCAGTTTCTTCAATGTCTCAGTTTGTTTCAGCTCCTCCACCTCAATCACCACCTATGCAAGCTATCTCTTCCTTGTGCCAACAGCAAAATTTTTCTGATTCGAATGGGAACTCTGTGCCTACTATTGTTTCTCCCCTGCACAGTATCTTGGGTTCATTTCCACAGGATGAAACATCTCACCTCCTGAACCTTCCTAGAACAAGCTCTTGGATTCCTGTTCAAAATTCAACAGGGTGGCCTTCGAAGCGTGTTGCAGTGGATCCTCTTCTTTCTACCGGAGTCTCTCAATGTGTTCTACCTCAGGTGGAGCAGCTAGGGCAGCCCCAGAGTACTGTGTCTCAAAATGCTATTACCTTACCACCTTTTCCTGGTAGGGAGTGCTCCATAGACCAAGAAGGGAGCAATGATCCACAAAACCATCTCTTATTTGGTGTTAATATAGATTCAACGTCCCTTCTCATGCCTAATGGAATGTCAACCCTTAAGGGGGTTAGCAGCAACAATGACTCCTCAACCATGCCATATCAATCTTCTAATTATCTGAATACCACCACAGGGACTGATTCTTCATTGAATCATGGAATAACACCCAGTATTGGCGGTGAATCAGGTTACCTGCAGAGTCCAGAAAATGCTGGACAAGGAAACCCACTGAACAAAACCTTTGTGAAG GTTTATAAGTCAGGGTCCTTTGGAAGGTCACTGGATATCACTAAATTCAGCAGCTACCATGAGCTGCGAAGTGAACTTGCTCAAATGTTTGGCCTTGAAGGCGAGTTGGAGGACCCTGTGAGATCAGGCTGGCAGCTTGTATTTGTAGACCGAGAGAACGATGTTCTTCTCCTTGGTGATGGCCCCTGGCC GGAATTCGTAAATAGTGTATGGTGCATAAAGATACTTTCTCCTCAGGAAGTGCAGCAAATGGGGAATTCTGGCCTCGAGCTATTGAACTCGGTTCCAATTCAAAGGCTCTCTAACGGCATCTGTGATGACTATGTGAGCCGTCaagacccaagaaatttaaGCACTGGAATAACAGCAGTGGGGTCTTTAGACTACTGA
- the LOC114187299 gene encoding 60S ribosomal protein L38-like isoform X2 — protein sequence MPKQIHEIKDFLLTARRKDARSVKIKRSRDVVKFKVRCSKYLYTLCVFDPEKADKLKQSLPPGLSVQDL from the exons ATG CCTAAGCAAATTCATGAGATTAAGGACTTTCTTCTCACCGCCAGAAGAAAGGATGCGAGGTCGGTGAAGATTAAGAGGAGCAGAGATGTGGTTAAGTTCAAGGTTAGATGCTCCAAGTACCTCTACACACTCTGTGTGTTTGATCCAGAGAAAGCTGATAAATTGAAGCAATCACTTCCTCCAG GTTTGAGTGTTCAAGACCTGTAA
- the LOC114187299 gene encoding 60S ribosomal protein L38-like isoform X1 — translation MQPKQIHEIKDFLLTARRKDARSVKIKRSRDVVKFKVRCSKYLYTLCVFDPEKADKLKQSLPPGLSVQDL, via the exons ATGCAGCCTAAGCAAATTCATGAGATTAAGGACTTTCTTCTCACCGCCAGAAGAAAGGATGCGAGGTCGGTGAAGATTAAGAGGAGCAGAGATGTGGTTAAGTTCAAGGTTAGATGCTCCAAGTACCTCTACACACTCTGTGTGTTTGATCCAGAGAAAGCTGATAAATTGAAGCAATCACTTCCTCCAG GTTTGAGTGTTCAAGACCTGTAA
- the LOC114189088 gene encoding pentatricopeptide repeat-containing protein At1g62720: MSLQRFNYYLLAKLLPSNFRDNHFPSIALTLFSATNSVLSASYSTAGLRYQSEGKRSDFRNSSGDLGKAGSDFQESLSFVASVCDGAEEEESEEDNEEGEGSSDDDSLEFITSFRGSNHQQRETIAIVEIGEVEFRHPLVREVCRLITLRSAWNPDLEGHLRHLLRSLKPPLVCAVLRSQTDERVALNYFYWADRQWRYRHDTVVYYTMLYVLSKTKLCQGARRVLRLMTRRGIECSPEAFGYVMVSYSRAGKLRNALRVLTLMQKAGVEPDLSICNTTIYVLVKGNKLEKALRFLERMQMTGIKPNVVTYNSLIKGYCDINRIEDALELIAEMPSKGCRPDKVSYYTVMVFLCKERKIDQVKHLMEKMVQDSNLIPDQVTYNTLIHVLSKHGHADDALAFLKEAEEKGFHVDKIGYSAIVHSFCQKGRMAEAKSLVIDMHSRGCNPDVVTYTAIINGFCRLGRIDEAKKMLQQMNKHGCKPNTVSYTALLNGLCHSGKSLEAREMISVSEEHWWTPNAITYGAVMHGLRREGKLSEACDLTREMVEKGFFPTPVEINLLIQSLCRNQEVVEAKKYLEECLNKGCAINVVNFTTVIHGFCQIGDMEGALSMLDDMYLSNKHPDAITYTTLFDALGKKGRLDEAAELIVKMLSKGLDPTPVTYRSVIHRYCQWGRVDDMLNLLEKMLVRQPFQTVYNQVIEKLCDFGNLEEAEKLLGKVLRTASKLDANTCHVLMESYLKKGFALSAYKVASQMFRRNLIPDLKLCQKVRKKLVLDGKLAEADNLMLRFVERGIQQK, translated from the coding sequence ATGTCACTTCAGAGGTTCAATTATTATCTACTGGCAAAACTTTTACCTTCCAATTTTCGTGATAACCATTTCCCCTCTATTGCTTTGACCCTTTTTTCTGCAACAAATTCTGTTCTTTCCGCTTCTTATTCAACCGCTGGTCTCAGATATCAAAGTGAGGGCAAACGCAGTGACTTTAGGAATTCCAGCGGTGATTTGGGGAAAGCGGGTTCTGATTTTCAGGAAAGCTTAAGTTTTGTTGCGAGTGTTTGTGATGGggcagaagaagaagagagtgaAGAAGATAATGAAGAAGGAGAGGGGTCTAGTGATGATGATAGTCTTGAGTTTATTACTTCCTTTCGTGGTAGCAACCACCAACAGAGAGAAACTATTGCAATAGTTGAAATTGGTGAGGTTGAATTTAGGCACCCCTTGGTGAGGGAAGTTTGTAGGTTAATCACACTTAGGTCTGCTTGGAACCCTGATTTGGAAGGACATTTGAGGCACTTGTTGAGAAGCCTCAAGCCACCACTTGTGTGTGCTGTTTTGCGCTCTCAGACCGATGAACGTGTTgctttgaattatttttattgggCTGATAGGCAGTGGCGCTACAGACATGACACTGTTGTGTACTATACAATGCTGTATGTTCTTAGCAAGACCAAATTGTGCCAAGGTGCAAGGAGGGTTCTTCGGCTAATGACTCGCCGCGGAATTGAATGCTCACCCGAAGCATTTGGCTATGTGATGGTGTCTTATAGTCGTGCAGGCAAGTTGAGGAATGCATTGCGAGTTTTGACATTGATGCAGAAAGCTGGGGTTGAACCTGATTTATCTATATGTAACACTACTATCTATGTTCTGGTGAAGGGCAATAAATTGGAGAAGGCGCTGAGGTTCTTGGAACGAATGCAGATGACTGGAATCAAACCCAATGTTGTAACTTACAACAGCTTAATCAAGGGTTACTGTGATATAAATCGGATTGAAGATGCATTGGAGCTTATTGCAGAAATGCCATCCAAGGGTTGTCGTCCGGATAAAGTTAGTTATTATACTGTGATGGTTTTTCTCTGTAAGGAGCGAAAAATTGATCAAGTGAAGCATTTAATGGAGAAGATGGTTCAAGATAGTAACTTGATACCAGATCAGGTTACATATAATACGCTTATCCACGTGCTTTCAAAGCATGGGCATGCAGATGATGCTCTTGCTTTCTTAAAGGAAGCAGAAGAGAAGGGTTTCCACGTGGATAAGATTGGGTATAGTGCAATAGTTCACTCGTTCTGTCAAAAGGGAAGGATGGCTGAGGCAAAAAGTTTAGTGATTGATATGCATTCAAGAGGATGTAATCCGGATGTAGTGACATATACTGCAATTATTAATGGATTTTGTCGCTTGGGAAGGATAGATGAAGCAAAAAAAATGCTGCAGCAGATGAACAAACATGGGTGCAAACCAAATACGGTATCATATACAGCTTTGTTGAATGGCCTCTGTCATAGTGGAAAATCATTAGAGGCAAGAGAGATGATAAGTGTAAGTGAGGAGCATTGGTGGACCCCAAATGCCATCACTTATGGTGCCGTGATGCATGGGCTTCGTAGGGAGGGAAAATTGTCCGAGGCCTGTGATTTGACCAGGGAAATGGTTGAAAAAGGGTTTTTCCCTACTCCAGTTGAAATTAACCTGTTAATACAGTCACTCTGCCGAAATCAGGAAGTAGTAGaagctaaaaaatatttagaggaATGTCTGAATAAGGGATGTGCCATTAATGTCGTGAACTTCACTACTGTAATTCATGGTTTTTGTCAGATCGGTGACATGGAAGGTGCACTATCTATGCTAGATGACATGTACTTAAGTAACAAACATCCTGATGCCATCACATATACGACATTGTTTGATGCATTGGGGAAGAAAGGTAGACTGGATGAGGCAGCTGAGTTGATTGTAAAGATGCTCAGCAAAGGTTTGGATCCAACTCCTGTAACATACAGATCAGTTATACACCGTTATTGTCAATGGGGTAGAGTAGATGATATGTTGAACTTACTGGAAAAAATGCTCGTTAGGCAGCCATTTCAAACCGTATACAATCAGGTTATTGAAAAGCTTTGTGATTTTGGGAACCTTGAGGAGGCTGAGAAACTACTGGGGAAGGTATTGAGAACAGCATCAAAACTTGATGCTAATACATGCCATGTTCTGATGGAAAGCTATCTAAAGAAAGGGTTTGCTCTATCAGCTTATAAAGTGGCTTCTCAAATGTTTAGACGTAATTTGATTCCTGATTTAAAATTGTGCCAGAAAGTGAGGAAGAAGCTGGTGTTAGATGGTAAGTTGGCGGAGGCTGATAACCTTATGTTACGATTTGTTGAGCGTGGAATACAACAAAAATGA
- the LOC114188795 gene encoding uncharacterized protein LOC114188795, producing the protein MRYTKRPPGSTTLNRAEDRLFNPDHTNRMRHTKRPPGAQPSTRPKTTYSQKATLQTMRPSATTQMPAYPALQAAYLILQVSFHKIAQIRDTTTLADMKPPETLIAEYRIPSTPEESFGIFPLNSGSKNSQQGNGRARKPISSSCSP; encoded by the exons ATGCGCTACACCAAACGCCCTCCCGGAAGCACGACCCTCAACAGGGCCGAGGACCGCTTATTCAACCCAGATCACACCAACCGCATGCGCCACACCAAACGCCCCCCCGGAGCGCAACCCTCCACAAGGCCGAAGACCACATACTCACAGAAGGCAACCTTACAAACCATGCGGCCCTCGGCAACTACCCAGATGCCCGCCTACCCCGCGTTACAAGCCGCATACCTCATATTACAAGTATCTTTCCACAAAATAGCCCAGATCCGCGACACAACCACTCTAGCCGACATGAAACCCCCAGAGACCCTCATAGCCGAGTACCGAATACCGTCAACTCCCGAAGAATCCTTTGGTATTTTCCCCCTAAACTCTGGATCCAAGAATAGCCAACAGGGGAATGGTCGGGCCAGAAAGCCCATTTCAA gttcCTGCTCCCCCTGA
- the LOC114188794 gene encoding uncharacterized protein LOC114188794 isoform X1 produces the protein MACSVPFNKKNLDISFFVFKPTIVIIDDLVHGLKHFSLTTESLGCVQSSIFRSIHGNMIIWYGAWPRHSSKEKEELISTLKTMLTNSISTMGVLIDHSFLEAYGGESRDGSSTAKFSTGDILSLNSAATTTNDLNDLCYAVLAILRSRFAKMEGTTSGLCLKGQSKPRMVCMHVWKSLHFCYSWILNSDQRKWMMPYLERFSIEMKYDIFRVVYVSGDNVVDFNCISTHQMLENGKESSRQGQVMQN, from the exons ATGGCATGTTCTGTGCCTTTTAACAAGAAGAATTTGGACATAAGTTTCTTCGTTTTCAAGCCAACTATTGTGATCATAGATGACCTAGTTCATGGACTCAAACACTTCTCCTTAACTACTGAGAGCCTTGGTTGTGTTCAGAGCTCTATATTTAGAAGCATCCATGGAAATATG ATCATATGGTATGGAGCATGGCCGAGACATTCAAGTAAGGAAAAAGAGGAGCTGATCTCAACCCTT AAAACAATGTTAACCAACAGCATATCAACCATGGGTGTATTAATTGATCACAGTTTCCTTGAAGCTTACGGTGGAGAGTCAAGAGATGGGTCTTCAACAGCAAAATTCTCCACTGGGGACATACTATCCTTGAACTCAGCAGCGACCACTACCAATGACCTTAACGATCTCTGCTACGCTGTTCTTGCAATTTTAAGGTCTCGTTTTGCCAAAATGGAAGGAACAACCTCTGGGCTTTGCTTGAAGGGACAAAGCAAACCCAGAATGGTGTGCATGCATGTGTGGAAGTCTCTCCATTTTTGTTACTCATGGATTCTGAACTCCGACCAAAGAAAATGGATGATGCCATATCTTGAACGTTTCTCCATTGAGATGAAGTATGACATTTTCCGAGTAGTGTATGTTAGTGGCGACAATGTGGTTGATTTCAACTGTATTTCTACTCATCAGATGTTAGAAAATGGGAAGGAGAGTAGCAGGCAAGGGCAGGTTATGCAGAACTGA
- the LOC114188794 gene encoding uncharacterized protein LOC114188794 isoform X2, which produces MFINNFYLSMNDNFRCHCFMIIWYGAWPRHSSKEKEELISTLKTMLTNSISTMGVLIDHSFLEAYGGESRDGSSTAKFSTGDILSLNSAATTTNDLNDLCYAVLAILRSRFAKMEGTTSGLCLKGQSKPRMVCMHVWKSLHFCYSWILNSDQRKWMMPYLERFSIEMKYDIFRVVYVSGDNVVDFNCISTHQMLENGKESSRQGQVMQN; this is translated from the exons ATGTTCATCAACAACTTCTATCTTTCAATGAATGACAACTTCAGATGCCATTGCTTCATG ATCATATGGTATGGAGCATGGCCGAGACATTCAAGTAAGGAAAAAGAGGAGCTGATCTCAACCCTT AAAACAATGTTAACCAACAGCATATCAACCATGGGTGTATTAATTGATCACAGTTTCCTTGAAGCTTACGGTGGAGAGTCAAGAGATGGGTCTTCAACAGCAAAATTCTCCACTGGGGACATACTATCCTTGAACTCAGCAGCGACCACTACCAATGACCTTAACGATCTCTGCTACGCTGTTCTTGCAATTTTAAGGTCTCGTTTTGCCAAAATGGAAGGAACAACCTCTGGGCTTTGCTTGAAGGGACAAAGCAAACCCAGAATGGTGTGCATGCATGTGTGGAAGTCTCTCCATTTTTGTTACTCATGGATTCTGAACTCCGACCAAAGAAAATGGATGATGCCATATCTTGAACGTTTCTCCATTGAGATGAAGTATGACATTTTCCGAGTAGTGTATGTTAGTGGCGACAATGTGGTTGATTTCAACTGTATTTCTACTCATCAGATGTTAGAAAATGGGAAGGAGAGTAGCAGGCAAGGGCAGGTTATGCAGAACTGA